The Microcoleus sp. bin38.metabat.b11b12b14.051 DNA window GAACCCCCTTACAACGTCCAAATTCCAATTGAGATGTAAAACCATGCAAGCCAAACTTCAAGAGCAACTTTCCCTCGCTGATGCCGAAGTTATTTTAGGGCGTTTTCCTGAACGAATTCGTGCTGCCCTAATTGCTCGTGCTGCGGAAATTGAATACCCGATCGAAGCAGTCATTGAGATGGCGATCGCTAGTTTCCTTGACACAGAGGCATTAGGTTTTGCAGATTGCAAACCAGGACGCGGACAATAATAGCGTCCACTGGTGATCGCGGTGGTCTAACAACCCGGTTGGAGCGGACTACCGAAAGATATTGGTGGTGATGCAAAAGTTATTTGTAGCCACTCAACCGGAGCATTAGATTTTTTCCCGACAGGTGAAACACGATCGCGCTAGCGATGCGGAGCATTATCGCCCGCAACTGCTTCCGATCGCCCTTTTCCCATATCCCAGAAAAATACAGCCATTCAAATCAGCAAAAACACGAATACGCAACGCCGACTAACCATCACCTCGAACCTCGATCGTATAATTATATCCCTGCTCGGTGAGAAACAGTTGGCGGTGTCGGGCAAAATCTTCCTCGCAAGTTTGTAGCGAGACTAATGTATAAAAACTCGCAGTATGTCCGTCAGATTTCGGGCGGAGAATTCGTCCGAGGCGCTGCGCTTCTTGGCGAGAACCATACTTTCCTGATACCTGAATCAACACATCGGCATCGGGTAAATCGACGGCAAAATTGCCCACGCGAGATAGAATTAATCCGGGAATTTCTTTGTGATGGAATGCTTTGTACAGCCGCGCTGGGCCTGTTTTGTCTTCCCCGCAATCAGAGGTAATTGGGTGATTTGGGCGATCGCATCCAACTGTTCCAGAAACTCACCAATAATTAGGATACTATGTCCCGCCTCCTTTTGCAACAAACTTTGCACCACATCCAACTTACCCGGATTTTCCGCAGCAATCCGAAACTGACTGCGGCGCGGCGCTAGGGGATATTCCATCTTTTGGGCTTCATTTTGGGCGACACGGATTTCGGTACAATTAGCCGTAGCAATAAATCCCTGTCCTTCCAATTGTCGCCAAGGTACGTCATAGCGCTTTGGGAAAATTAGCGTAAACACATCCCCTTCTTTCCCGTCTTCGCTAATCAATGTCGCCGTCAAACCTAACCTGCATTGTGCTTGTAAGTCTGTCCTAATCCGAAATATTGGTGCGGGTAAAAGAATGCTATAGGTGAGAGAATTTCTGATTGTAGCCAGTCCCACAATATCACAGACTAAATTATCTCACCTTTTTAGTGTGAATCATTGGAAGTCGGCTGCTTTCTTTTGCCAAACAAACCCGACATACTTAAACCAGTCACAATCAAGCCAATCATTCCCAATCCATTTAAAATCGGGTAAATTGCTTGCAACTTAAAAATTTCTCCTGTATGAATTTTTAACAAAAATCTAGCTGAAATTCCTGTGTCAATCGGCCACTCTTTGATAATTGTCGCAGCCATTCCTGTCAACACAGTCAAGGTAATTGGCAAAAAAATGATTAGGGCTAAAATCCGGTGATATTTACGAAATGCTCTGTTCATAACGGTTTAAAACTTTATAACAATCACGTCATTTTATGCTAGATATTTGAGTGCTTGTTTTTGAGTAACTGCGAACACATCACTAGAAGCAAGCACTCAGCTTAGCACTTAAATTTAGGACTTGGAAATGCTACTGATTGTTTTTTCTAACGACTGCAATTGTGCCAGCACTTGGTCTTTACTCGGCTTTGAATTTTTGAGTTCAGTCATGACTTTTTCTGTGGTTTCTTCAACTGCATCGTAGCTTTTAGGATCTCTTTTTTTGATGCCGTCTTCTACTTTCTTCCAGGAATTCTCGAACTTGTCAAATTCGGTTTTGGCTTTGGCAAAATCACCAGTCTGAACTGCTGCTTTGGTATTGGTAACTACACTCAGTAACTCTGCATAGCTAGCGGGAGATGCTGCTTTGTCAGATGTGCTGACAACACTAGCACCAGGAGTCTCAGCAGGTGAACTTTTAGGAGTGGAAGCTTGCTGGGTTCCTTCGCAGCCAGTTAAGGCTAAAAAGGTGATGGCGCTAGCAATAAGGATTTGATTGAAACGAGCCATGAAAACTCCTTAAAAGGATGAATAATATCATCTATTATGCCACAAAATCAGGCGATCGATCGCCCTCAATGACGTGCAATTCCTGCTAGATATAATAGTTGGCAGTATAAAAATTATATTTATACTGCTAACTTGCAGATTTTGTAGGTGGTTTCGAGAGCAAAAACAACCGAGTTTCGGCGATTTAGGTAATCTGCTAGCTCGCAGGATTTAACAACCTACAGTCAACCGCGAAATCTTACTTTACCGAAACTGACAGAGTGTAGCTAGCGCCTCCTCGTTCTGTACCGACATCTATCTGATAGTCTCCGGTTTTCGAGGCTACTCCAGACCAGCTTTTTGATTCTTTGATTGTCATCTTTCTGTTCGAGTCTATGACGTTGAACACAGCATTTTTTTCAACTGACTTGATCTTGATTTTGATTGTTTGCCCTTTTTGAACTGCGAGCAAATAAGTATTGACAGTGCCGCGCGCTACTCCTCCTTTGATTTCTGTTGAATGAGCACCTTTTCGGAACTGTATTCGCTGTTGCACAGCAGCTAAAATAGCAGGTTTTTGTGAGATAGCCGCCGGGGGTACCAGGTTCGATAAAGCTTTTACTGAAGCTGGAAAAATTAGCGAGGCACTTAAGCCGAGTAGCAAGATATTTAACGGGTGTTTGATTTTTTTGGCTGGGGTTATCATGGCGTTTAACTCTTTTGTGAAATTGATTTACTTGTACGATTATAGCTGGCTGAGCCTGTCTGTGTGCGATCGCCCTCACCGAAAACTTGATTTGAGATTGAACCCGGGATGTGAGATAATTTTAGGCGATCGGCACACTCGATTATAGATTTGAGATTAGAGATTTTAGATTGAATCCTCGGATATGGGATAATTCTAGGCGATCGCCAATTACGCGCTACTCTACAGTCGCCAGCGGGCGCAGTACAGTCAAAACACCCGCAGCCCGCTGTTACCCAAAAAATTGTACACTTCCTAACAATCGCAAACCAGAGGATATGACTCAACAGCCAAGCATCACCTACCGCACCGAAAGCGACTCGATGGGAGACAAACAAATCCCATCTACTGTTTATTACGGCATCCAAACTCTGCGCGCCGTTGAAAATTTCCCAATTAGTGGCATTAAACCTTTATCAACTTACCTCGATGCTTGCGTTTTAATTAAAAAAGCTGCGGCAATTGTCAACGGTAAACTCGGCTGCATTCCTGAAGATATCAGTCAAGCACTGATCGCAGCCGCTGATGAAGTTTTAGCGGGAAATTTGCGCGATCAATTTGTGGTTGATGTCTACCAAGCAGGCGCGGGAACTTCTCACCACATGAACGTTAACGAAGTTCTTTCCAATCGCGCTTTGGAAATTATGGGCGATGAAAAAGGCAACTACAAGCGCGTCAGTCCTAACGATCATGTAAACTACGGTCAATCAACCAATGATGTGATTCCGACTGCAATTCGCATTGGCGGATTGTTGGCTTTGGAAAAAACTTTGTTTCCAGCTTTATCGCAGGCGATCGCATCCTTGGACAAAAAAGCGCTAGAGTTCCACGATATCGTCAAATCCGGCCGCACTCACCTGCAAGATGCAGTCCCGGTGCGACTCGGCGAAACCTTCCGCGCTTGGGCGCAAATTCTTAGAGAGCACAGCGCCAGAATTGAAACTGCTTCCGGCGATTTGACATCCTTGGGATTGGGGGGAAGCGCGGCCGGAACTGGCTTAAATACTCACCCAG harbors:
- a CDS encoding aspartate ammonia-lyase, whose protein sequence is MTQQPSITYRTESDSMGDKQIPSTVYYGIQTLRAVENFPISGIKPLSTYLDACVLIKKAAAIVNGKLGCIPEDISQALIAAADEVLAGNLRDQFVVDVYQAGAGTSHHMNVNEVLSNRALEIMGDEKGNYKRVSPNDHVNYGQSTNDVIPTAIRIGGLLALEKTLFPALSQAIASLDKKALEFHDIVKSGRTHLQDAVPVRLGETFRAWAQILREHSARIETASGDLTSLGLGGSAAGTGLNTHPEYCEKVAQILAELIGKPLKPAPHLMAAMQSMAPFVNVSGALRNLAQDCVKMSHDLRLMDSGPKTGFKEIQLPPVQPGSSIMPGKYNPVMAEMTSMVCFQVMGYDSAIALAAQAGQLELNVMMPLIAYNLIHSIEILGNTISALTAKCLDKIEAKGDRCLAYAEGSLALVTALNTHIGYLNAAAVAKESLETGKSLRQIVLERGLMSAEDLAKVLDLEKMSAMPERTPGG
- a CDS encoding peptidase, encoding MNRAFRKYHRILALIIFLPITLTVLTGMAATIIKEWPIDTGISARFLLKIHTGEIFKLQAIYPILNGLGMIGLIVTGLSMSGLFGKRKQPTSNDSH